The window GGCCGGGTCGGTGGTTGGCTGCCCCACGGAATCGAGCGCCCAGCCCTCGGGCAAGGGCTTGCCGGCGCGGCGGTGCAGTTCGATCTCGCCGCGCGCCGCGACGCTGGTGGCGAAATCGAAGACGTAAGGATGCGCGCCTTGGCGCGGCCAGCCGAAGGCGAGCGGATTGGTGCCAAGCAGCGCGGCCGTTCCGCCCGCTGGCGCGACGGTGGCGTAGCTCGGGCACATCGCCAGCGAGGCGACGCCCAGTTCGGCTAATGTCTCGACCTCAGGCCAGAGCGCCGAGAAATGCGTGCAGTCGTTGATCACCAGCGCCGCAAGGCCGAGTTGTTTTGCTCGCTCCGCGAGGGCTGGCGCGCCGAGTTCGAAGCCGGCGCAGGAGAAGGCGCCGCCGGCCGAGACGCGCAGCACGGCCGAGCCGTCATCGTGCAGGACGGGCTCGGCGTCAGTCGAGACCTTGCCGGCCTTGATCGTGCGTAGGCAACCCTCGACCCGGAAGACGCCATGCGACTTGCAGCCGTCGCGCTCGCCGGCTGCGATCACGCGAGCGAGCGCCGCGGCATGAAGCGGCGACAATCCGCCCTTGCGGAAGACCGCCTCGATCCGGCGCGTCAGCGTCTCCATGCTGAGGATCGTCGTCTCGGCCATCGCGCGCTCCGCTCGTTGCAAATCTGTATACATGCTGTATTCAGAAAGCCGACATGACTTCAAGCGGGCGTAACGCCTCAGGAAGGTTCTGATCGATGGCCAGCCATACCTTCTCCTGCATCGATGGCCATACCTGCGGCAATCCGGTCCGCCTCGTCTCGGGTGGCGGCCCGCGTCTTGACGGCGCGACCATGCTGGAGAAGCGGGCGCATTTCCTTCGGGAGTTCGACTGGATCCGCACCGGGCTGATGTTCGAGCCGCGCGGCCACGACATGATGTCGGGCTCGATCCTCTACCCGCCGACACGGCCCGATTGCGACGTCGCCGTGCTGTTCATCGAGACCTCGGGCTGCCTGCCGATGTGCGGCCATGGCACGATCGGCACGATCACCATGGGCATCGAGAACGGGCTGATCACCCCGCGCGAGCCAGGCAGGCTCTCGGTCGACGCACCGGCCGGCAAGGTCGACATCAGCTATCGTCAGGAGGGCCGCTTCGTCGAGGAGGTCCGCCTCACCAACGTTCCAGGCTTCCTTTATGCGGAAGGGCTGACCGCCGAGGTCGAGGGACTCGGCGAGATCGTCGTCGATGTCGCCTATGGCGGCAATTTCTATGCGATCGTCGAGCCGCAGAAGAATTTCCGTGACATGGCCGACCATACCGCCGGCGTGCTGGTCGGCTGGTCGCCGAAGCTGCGGGCGGCGCTGAACGCCAAATACGAGTTCGTCCATCCGGAACACCCGGAGATCCGGGGGCTGTCGCACATCCAGTGGACCGGCAAGGCGACGCAATCAGGCGCCCATGCCCGCAACGCCGTGTTCTATGGCGAGAAGGCGATCGACCGCTCGCCCTGCGGCACCGGCACCTCGGCGCGGATGGCGCAGCTCGCCGCCAAGGGCAAGCTCGGCGTCGGCGACGAATTCGTGCACGAGTCGATCATCGGCTCGCTCTTCAAGGGCCGGGTCGAGGCGGCGACGACGGTGGCGAACCGTCAGGCGATCATCCCCTCGATCGCCGGCTGGGCCCGGATGACCGGCTACAACACCATCTTCATCGACGACCGCGACCCGTTCGCGCACGGCTTCGTGGTGAAGTAGGCCACGCAGGCG is drawn from Bosea sp. Tri-49 and contains these coding sequences:
- a CDS encoding Ldh family oxidoreductase; its protein translation is MAETTILSMETLTRRIEAVFRKGGLSPLHAAALARVIAAGERDGCKSHGVFRVEGCLRTIKAGKVSTDAEPVLHDDGSAVLRVSAGGAFSCAGFELGAPALAERAKQLGLAALVINDCTHFSALWPEVETLAELGVASLAMCPSYATVAPAGGTAALLGTNPLAFGWPRQGAHPYVFDFATSVAARGEIELHRRAGKPLPEGWALDSVGQPTTDPAAALAGAMLPFGGHKGSAISTMIELLAGVMIGDLTSQGALDFLGTTTLAPQHGELILAFSPERFAAGRPGDAFARAEILFEAIASQGARLPSQRRFNARQGSLTDGIALTAAEIEQLDRLEALGLDAVT
- a CDS encoding 4-hydroxyproline epimerase, translating into MASHTFSCIDGHTCGNPVRLVSGGGPRLDGATMLEKRAHFLREFDWIRTGLMFEPRGHDMMSGSILYPPTRPDCDVAVLFIETSGCLPMCGHGTIGTITMGIENGLITPREPGRLSVDAPAGKVDISYRQEGRFVEEVRLTNVPGFLYAEGLTAEVEGLGEIVVDVAYGGNFYAIVEPQKNFRDMADHTAGVLVGWSPKLRAALNAKYEFVHPEHPEIRGLSHIQWTGKATQSGAHARNAVFYGEKAIDRSPCGTGTSARMAQLAAKGKLGVGDEFVHESIIGSLFKGRVEAATTVANRQAIIPSIAGWARMTGYNTIFIDDRDPFAHGFVVK